Within Peromyscus leucopus breed LL Stock chromosome 7, UCI_PerLeu_2.1, whole genome shotgun sequence, the genomic segment CCCTCCCTAGACCTCGGTTTCTCAACTGTAAAATGAGTGAGAAGTGCCTCTTGAGAACCCTGTCTCCAGGGTCTCTGAGACAGTGTGTAAGGCTCTACCCATGCAGCCTACAGCGGTGTGTTGGTCTCTCCCTTTTCTGGACAGGCCTCTAACTGGCTTGTGGGCCTGGCTCAGAGCTGCACTCAGGTGCCACCAGACGATGCTGCGTATGGGACAACATGACCCCAGCCCATGCATGCGCAATCCCACACCCTTTCCTGCGCCATCAGTTGCCCTCCCCACCAGAGTCCTAGTGTGACTCTCCAGTGGGGAGAGCTGAGCAGCCCAGGGACACCCACACCTGGATCCTCCCAGCCCTGGTGAAACTTCAGCTCAGGTCTTCAGCCCCTTCTCTGTCCCCGGCCAGAGAAGTCCAGTGTTTCGGGTGTCTGTCCCTGGGAGACTCTGAAACCAGTGTCTGTTCAGTGAGGGACACAGGCCAGGAAGAGCAGGCATGGCCCAGGGGACCCCCACAGGCTGGTGCGGAGAACTGCAAATGGCCAGCATCAGGTAGCACCGTCTGAGCCAGGCCATGTCTGCCCTGGGACGTGAGGGAAGGTGTGGGTGGTGGCTGGCAACCCACCCATCCCTGCTGCAGACAGCTCAGAGCCGCATCTTGATCTCCACTGGTGCctcagctgcctccccagccctgcttcgGGGAGGGCTCGGGCCACTGCAGGGTCTGGGCATCGTGCCCTGGGCACTGCCATCCTCTGTCTGCCACCTGCCTGTCtttgatgctttttttctttgtatttagtggTCCAATTTTGAGTTCTTGCCCTCATGAGAAGCCCTTCGCGGGGGGCGAGAATCCGAATAAAAACACTGATTAAAAAGCATAAAGCACCCTGGAAAGTACAGGAGCAGCCCTAGACCGCCAGAGCCCTGGTGATGAGTTACGTTGCCCACTTAGCAGCCCGGGTGACCCTCTCAGACACGACCTCCCAACATGTTAAACTGACAAAGGACCCCATGGGGTGTGAGTCTAGGGGCCTGTACCCAACATGCTCTGCTGTCTATTATGCTGGTATGGGCGGGCATCCTAGCCTCCCAAGGCCTCCGTTTCCCTATCTTTCAGGACAGGCAGCCACCTATAAAAGGCAGGGAACgatgggctggggagggagctcAGTCTGTAAGAAaccatgagggcctgagttcagatctccagcactcacGTAAATGTACAGTGATATTCACCTAcaagcccagtgctgggaaggtagaggcaaggatccctggagcttgtaGGTCAACCAGTTTgctgaactggtgagctccagactcagtgagaggTGTTGTGTCAAAAAAATTATGGTGAAAAGTGATAGAGGAAGCCATCttatgttgacctctggcctccaaacgcatgtgcacatgtatgcacatatatgaacatttcttctctctctctctctctctctctctctctctctctctctctctctcatacacacacacacacacacacacacacacacactcacacagaaggaGTAGAACAAGGCAATTCAGAGGATGTGTGCAGGGGAGCTCTCCTGACCTCATGGTGCGTGGCCATCGCTCTGTGGCAGACTGCCTGCCTTGGGGGTAGTAGCTCTCTCTACAGGGCAAGGCTGCCCAGCTTTCCCACCAACCGTTTTAAATGCACCAGGGTTCACTGTTCAGTGGGCCTGCACCAAGGTCAGCTCCGGCAGAGGGGTCCCCACTACCTATAACAGCTCCCTCTCGATCACATGCTGCCTCCCACGGAACGTTCACCGGCCCGTGTTCTTGAGCACCTCACTATGGCGGATGAGATGGACAGGGCTGGGACAGTGGCGGTGTGACCCAGAGTTGACGGACATCACGTGGTGGCTGGAGAGCACGTTTCCCTCTTTGTTTGGCTGCCAGGATGCTCCTCCCCTCTATTCTTTATGCAGGGCGTTGTGGCATTGTCCCCAACTGCCTCCCACCCTTCCGTCTTGTCATCCATCCTCTTGCGCCTTCACTTTCCCCTCAGTTGGTCCAAGTGTCATTTGGAAGGAGGTGAGCCACACAGCCACTGCTGGGAAGAATCGAGTGCGTCTGTGCTGTAGACAAGTGATGACGTCCGAATGACTCGGGGAGGACTCCCTGGGGGAGGTGGTCTTTGGGATAGGAGGCCGGGAAGGCAGCTGGGACAGTTCTCCAAAAGGAGACGGCTTCGAGGCAGGGTGTGCAGGAAAAGTGGAGACGCCTGTGTGGctctgtggggtgggggaaggggcagggggATGCTGTACACACAGGTGCAAGAAGGGTTTGTCAGCGTCTCGGGGTCCTCaatccctcccttctctcttcttcagcCCCCTCTGGCGGCTCCCAGGCTAGCCCAAGCCTGAGATGGGCGCTAAAAGTGCTGTTCCCCTCTGGAAGTCCCTGGCCTCACACCCACAGCAGCCCCAGCTGCTGGCCCAATTACTTATTGATCGCCTGTCAGGATGTTTGCGTTTCTGGTGGGTCACTggagtgtgtgtgactgtgggaaATGGTcctgtgggggcagggcagggcgaTGCTCAGATAGAAGAATCTGGAAGAGAGAACGAGGGGGCGTTGTGGGGAGGGTGACAGAACCCTTGGGGATAACAGAACTGTGCGGATTCCGTAACACGTCAGTGACACCATGAGTTCTCTCTGGTTAATCAGTCACTTAGTCGATCAACAACCAGGAAATACCTGTCAGTTCTTGAAGGCCAGTAGAGCATTTGAAAGGGCGTGGAGCCAGAGCCTCTGGTCCAAATTGGTCCCTGCTGCTGGTTGAGTGGCAGTCACAGCCTCTCAGAGCCTCAGTGGCCTTACTAGTTGACATGGATGACAAACGTGGATGACATCTATGACAAATTGTggcttggaggcagaggctgtgtcAAGGGGTGGGGAAGAGCCCAAACTGGGCACAGACGGGACTCCCAAGCCTGGCTTCCCAGTCTGGCAGTAAGTTCACAGGGCCATGGGTACAGGGCCGGATTGCAGTAGTCTGGCCCACTGGGGCCAGAGGCCAGGGTGCCGAGCACGGCGGAAGACTGCTGTGGACCACGGCATCCCTGAAGGCCTCTTGGCTCCTCCCCGCCCCATCTCCAGGCCAGTTCCCACAGAGAGAGTTGGAGGCGAGGCGGGCAGCACCAGGAACCGGAGAGCTATGCAGGGCTCACTCCACCTGCCACCCCGGCAGGCTCCGACCCCGTCTGTCACCTCCCACCAAGTTCAGCATGTCTTAGGACCCAGCTTTAACCAGTCCTGTGTGCTCAGTGCTCCAGTGTGGGCGGGCACCTGTGAGACTGCCTATCCTCGTCTTAGAGGTCAGACCAGTAACTGGAGGAGCCTGGCGGTGGGAACCCAGAGAGGCACGTGGATAGGACTTCTGAAGGGGGAATCCTTCATCTTGGGAATCAGTTAAGACTTCTCCGGCGTAGCTGGGtcttcaaaacagagtttctgcAGTCTAGAGATGTGACATTCTAGGAGGAATTGCCATGGTAGGCCAGGATGCAGGAAGCCCTCATGTCCTGGGTTGAATAGCTGATCTGATCAAGGTGCTTGCAGAAGAGGTAGTCCAGGGCTCACGGGACCCACAGGACCCCAAGTGAGATCTTCAGGTGCTAAGACTTCCTGGCTGGGTTCTGGCTTCTGGATGGTGCCCAATCCTAGAGTAAATTTGGTACCTTCTGCGGGTACCCAGGGTTTGTAGGCCACCCAGGACTCGGTGGCAGAGTTGAGTGGAACATATCATGGTGTCTGCCAGGGTAGAATGCCCAGCAGCCTCAGGAGTCCTTGCCCTGTGGGCTGGGTCCAGTTGCGTTCTCCTTCCCCTGCGGGACTATTCCCAGAAACCTGGCCTTGAGCCCTTTGAGCCTCTGTGAATCTGGGTGGCTCACCCAGCCTGGCTTGATCGCTGCTGCTGAGGCTCTGGGTGAGTTGAGACTCAGGACATGCTTAGAGTAAACTGTCTGTGAAACCCTAAAGGAGATGGCCCTGCCCCTCCTCTGCAGCCTTTCCATCGGGGATGGGCACGAGGTGGGGGTCCGGGCACGAGGTGGGGGTCCAGCCACGCACGCAAGCACGGCCTGCTTACTGCCGCCTCTCTCCTGTGCTTGCTTTCCCGCTGCAGGTGAGCGAGAGGATGCTGGTGGGGGGCGTGAGAAGCATGCCCAGCCCCCTCCTGGCCTGCTGGCAGCCCATTCTCCTGCTGGTCCTGGGCTCCGCCCTGTCAGGCTCTGCCACAGGCTGCCCGCCCCGCTGCGAGTGCTCCGCGCAGGACCGAGCAGTCCTCTGCCACCGGAAGCGCTTAGTGGTGGTGCCCGAGGGCATCCCCACGGAGACTCGCCTGCTGGACCTGGGCAAAAACCGCATCAAGACGCTCAACCAGGACGAGTTCGCCAGCTTCCCACacctggaggagctggagctCAATGAGAACATCGTGAGCGCCGTGGAGCCCGGCGCCTTCAACAACCTCTTCAACCTGCGGACGCTGGGGCTGCGCAGCAACCGCCTGAAGCTCATCCCGCTGGGCGTCTTCACCGGCCTCAGCAACCTGACCAAGCTGGACATCAGTGAGAACAAGATTGTCATCCTGCTGGACTACATGTTCCAAGACCTGTACAACCTCAAGTCCCTGGAGGTCGGTGACAACGACCTCGTCTACATCTCCCACCGAGCCTTCAGCGGCCTCAACAGCCTGGAGCAGCTGACCCTGGAGAAATGCAATCTGACCTCCATCCCCACCGAGGCACTTTCCCACCTGCATGGCCTCATCGTCCTGCGGCTCCGACATCTCAACATCAATGCCATCAGGGACTACTCCTTCAAGAGGCTCTACCGACTCAAGGTCTTGGAGATCTCCCACTGGCCCTACCTGGATACCATGACCCCCAACTGCCTCTACGGCCTCAACCTGACCTCCCTGTCCATCACGCACTGCAACCTGACCGCCGTGCCCTACCTGGCCGTTCGCCATCTGGTCTATCTCCGCTTCCTCAATCTTTCCTACAACCCCATCGGCACCATCGAAGGCTCCATGCTGCATGAGCTGCTGCGGTTGCAGGAGATCCAGCTGGTGGGCGGGCAGCTGGCCGTGGTGGAGCCCTATGCCTTCCGTGGGCTCAACTACCTACGCGTGCTCAACGTCTCTGGCAACCAGCTGACCACCCTGGAGGAGTCGGCCTTCCACTCGGTGGGCAACCTGGAGACACTCATCCTGGACTCCAATCCCCTGGCTTGTGACTGCCGGCTGCTGTGGGTATTCCGGCGCCGCTGGCGGCTGAACTTCAACAGGCAGCAACCCACCTGCGCCACCCCCGAGTTCGTCCAGGGCAAGGAATTCAAGGACTTCCCGGATGTACTCCTACCCAACTACTTCACCTGCCGCAGGGCCCACATCCGGGACCGCAAGGCCCAGCAGGTGTTTGTTGACGAGGGCCACACGGTGCAGTTTGTGTGCCGAGCCGATGGCGACCCTCCACCGGCCATCCTTTGGCTCTCACCCCGCAAGCACTTGGTCTCAGCCAAGAGCAATGGGCGGCTCACAGTCTTCCCTGACGGCACGCTGGAGGTGCGCTACGCCCAGGTACAGGACAACGGCACGTACCTGTGCATCGCCGCCAACGCTGGCGGCAACGACTCCATGCCCGCCCACCTGCACGTGCGCAGCTACTCGCCCGACTGGCCCCATCAGCCCAACAAGACGTTCGCCTTCATCTCCAACCAGCCAGGCGAGGGAGAGGCCAACAGCACCCGCGCCACCGTGCCTTTCCCCTTCGACATCAAGACGCTCATCATCGCCACCACCATGGGCTTCATCTCCTTCCTAGGCGTTGTCCTCTTCTGCCTGgtgctgctgtttctctggagccGGGGCAAAGGCAACACGAAGCACAACATCGAAATCGAGTACGTGCCCCGGAAGTCGGACGCAGGCATCAGCTCGGCTGATGCACCCCGCAAGTTCAACATGAAGATGATATGAGGAAGGGGCGGGGTTGGGGCCCAGGAACCCCCCCAGGGGAACACCGGGCAGGGAAGGAGCCAGGCTGCTGTCCACTCACTCCCAggccttcccccctcctccctgccctcctcacccactctccccctccctccgcGAGCCCCTGCGGCCTCGCCAGCCCTCACCCGCCGGCCCTTCTTCTACCAGGACTTCAGAAGGCCAGGCCTGAGGACCCCACCTGCACAGGGGCCAGAGTTGACAGACGAATCCAAAGCCGATGAACCGACACACGGCAGAGtcaataattcaattaaaaaaaaaaaaagttacaaactTCCTCTGTAACTTGGGTTTCAATAATTATGGATTTTTATGAAaacttgaaataataaaaagaaaaaaaaactatttcctaTAGCTAGTCGGAATGCAAACTTTTGACGTCCTGATGGCCCGGGGCCTTCTTCCAACTcagtttcttgttttctctttctcctcctcctcttcctcctttctcttctcttcccctgtgGGGAGGGATCACTCAGGAAAACAGGGAAGGAGATTCCAGCCCCACCCTCTGGCCCACTCTGCTAGGCACCATTTGGAGCCATGGGTGGCAGCCCAGCTCCAGGGCCCAGCTCTAGCTTTTTGCAG encodes:
- the Lingo1 gene encoding leucine-rich repeat and immunoglobulin-like domain-containing nogo receptor-interacting protein 1 isoform X1 — translated: MQVSERMLVGGVRSMPSPLLACWQPILLLVLGSALSGSATGCPPRCECSAQDRAVLCHRKRLVVVPEGIPTETRLLDLGKNRIKTLNQDEFASFPHLEELELNENIVSAVEPGAFNNLFNLRTLGLRSNRLKLIPLGVFTGLSNLTKLDISENKIVILLDYMFQDLYNLKSLEVGDNDLVYISHRAFSGLNSLEQLTLEKCNLTSIPTEALSHLHGLIVLRLRHLNINAIRDYSFKRLYRLKVLEISHWPYLDTMTPNCLYGLNLTSLSITHCNLTAVPYLAVRHLVYLRFLNLSYNPIGTIEGSMLHELLRLQEIQLVGGQLAVVEPYAFRGLNYLRVLNVSGNQLTTLEESAFHSVGNLETLILDSNPLACDCRLLWVFRRRWRLNFNRQQPTCATPEFVQGKEFKDFPDVLLPNYFTCRRAHIRDRKAQQVFVDEGHTVQFVCRADGDPPPAILWLSPRKHLVSAKSNGRLTVFPDGTLEVRYAQVQDNGTYLCIAANAGGNDSMPAHLHVRSYSPDWPHQPNKTFAFISNQPGEGEANSTRATVPFPFDIKTLIIATTMGFISFLGVVLFCLVLLFLWSRGKGNTKHNIEIEYVPRKSDAGISSADAPRKFNMKMI
- the Lingo1 gene encoding leucine-rich repeat and immunoglobulin-like domain-containing nogo receptor-interacting protein 1 isoform X2 encodes the protein MLVGGVRSMPSPLLACWQPILLLVLGSALSGSATGCPPRCECSAQDRAVLCHRKRLVVVPEGIPTETRLLDLGKNRIKTLNQDEFASFPHLEELELNENIVSAVEPGAFNNLFNLRTLGLRSNRLKLIPLGVFTGLSNLTKLDISENKIVILLDYMFQDLYNLKSLEVGDNDLVYISHRAFSGLNSLEQLTLEKCNLTSIPTEALSHLHGLIVLRLRHLNINAIRDYSFKRLYRLKVLEISHWPYLDTMTPNCLYGLNLTSLSITHCNLTAVPYLAVRHLVYLRFLNLSYNPIGTIEGSMLHELLRLQEIQLVGGQLAVVEPYAFRGLNYLRVLNVSGNQLTTLEESAFHSVGNLETLILDSNPLACDCRLLWVFRRRWRLNFNRQQPTCATPEFVQGKEFKDFPDVLLPNYFTCRRAHIRDRKAQQVFVDEGHTVQFVCRADGDPPPAILWLSPRKHLVSAKSNGRLTVFPDGTLEVRYAQVQDNGTYLCIAANAGGNDSMPAHLHVRSYSPDWPHQPNKTFAFISNQPGEGEANSTRATVPFPFDIKTLIIATTMGFISFLGVVLFCLVLLFLWSRGKGNTKHNIEIEYVPRKSDAGISSADAPRKFNMKMI